Genomic window (Streptomyces liliiviolaceus):
AGCGGCGGAGGTACCGAGCACCTCCTTCGTCTGCCCCTCGAACTGGGGCTCCGCGAGACGCACGGTCACGACGGCGGTGAGTCCCTCCAGGGCGTCGTCCTTGACGACGTCGTCCTCGGCGACGCGCAGCAGTTTCTTGGTGCGCAGCACTTCGTTGATGGTCCTGGCGACCGCCTGTTCGTAGCCCGCGACGTGGGTGCCGCCCTTGGGCGTGGCGATGATGTTCACGAACGACTTGAGCGTCGTGTCGTAGCCCGTGCCCCAGCGCATGGCGACGTCCACGCCCAGCTCACGGGTGACTTCGGTCGGAGTCATCTGTCCGTGGTCGTCGAGGACCGGGACCGTCTCCTTGAAGCTGCCCTGACCGGAGAAGCGGAGCACGTCGCAGACGGGCTTGTCGGTGGCCAGGTACTCGCAGAACTCGCTGATGCCGCCGTCGAAGCGGAAGGACTCCTCGCCCTTGCTGCCGCCCTCGCCGAGCCCGTACTCGTCGCGGACGACGATGGTCAGGCCGGGGACCAGGAAGGCGGTCTGCCGGGCGCGCTGGTGCAGGGTCTCCAGGGAGAGCTTGGCGTCCTTGAGGAAGATCTGGCGGTCGGCCCAGTAGCGCACGCGCGTGCCGGTGCGGGCCTTGGGGACCCTCTTGAGCTTGCGCAGCCCGGAGGACGGGTCGAACGTGGCATCGGCGCCGTCGCCCTTGAAGGCGCCGGGCGTGCCACGCCGGAAGCTCACCGCGTGGGTGTTGCCCCCGCGGTCCACCTCCACGTCCAGGCGGGCCGAGAGCGCGTTCACCACGGAGGCGCCCACGCCGTGCAGGCCGCCGGAGGCCGCGTACGAGCCGCCGCCGAACTTACCTCCGGCATGCAGCTTGGTCATCACGACCTCGATGCCCGAAAGACCGGTTTTGGGCTCGACATCGACAGGAATACCCCGGCCGTTGTCCCGCACCTCGACGGAGCCGTCGTCATGCAGGGTCACGTCGATGTGGTCGCAGTAGCCTCCGAGGGCTTCGTCCACGGAGTTGTCGATGATCTCCCAGAGGCAGTGCATCAGACCGCGGCTGTCGGTCGATCCGATGTACATGCCTGGGCGCTTCCGCACGGCCTCTAGACCTTCGAGGACGAGCAGGTGCCGCGCGGTGTAGTTGGAACCGTCCCGGTCTGCTCCGGTCAGCAGGGCTGTGGACGGCACGGACGTCTCGGCGGTCACGCGGTTCGCTCCTCGCTGAATTTCAGTTGGGGCCCTTTTGGGTAAGGGCCCGGCTTCGGTCACCGGTCTGAGGGTACCGAGGCCTGGTAGAGCCGTTGTAACGCCACCCTCGTCCCAAACGCAGACTAGTCCAGAGTCGCATGCTTGTTCGATCCCTCGTTGGAGTGAAGTACATATCACGTTCCCTTCCAGGCATGAACCATTTAGGCTCCGGGCACGTCCTCAAGAACAACCGGCAAGCCAGCCGGTGAGGACTGAACCTGACAGAGCGCGAACCCGTAAGACACGAAGACACGCAATACGGCTCATTCGCCGCCAACCGGCAGCAGACAGCCGACTCGGAAAGATTTTTTTCGAGGAAGAGCCACGAGCGGGAACGTTTTCGGCCTGGTTGGATGTTGACCCTGGTACGACAGCTCGTCGAGCTAGAGAAGAGGCGACGTGACTACTGTTCTGACCCCCGCGAGCCCACTGACGGCCGCTGACCGCTGCGACCGTTGCGGCGCCCAGGCATATCTGCGCGTCGTCCTCCTCAACGGTGGTGAACTGCTCTTCTGCGCCCACCACGGGCGCAAGTTCGAGCCGGAACTCAAGAAGATCGCCGCTGAGATACAGGACGAGACGGAGCGG
Coding sequences:
- a CDS encoding DNA gyrase/topoisomerase IV subunit B, which produces MTAETSVPSTALLTGADRDGSNYTARHLLVLEGLEAVRKRPGMYIGSTDSRGLMHCLWEIIDNSVDEALGGYCDHIDVTLHDDGSVEVRDNGRGIPVDVEPKTGLSGIEVVMTKLHAGGKFGGGSYAASGGLHGVGASVVNALSARLDVEVDRGGNTHAVSFRRGTPGAFKGDGADATFDPSSGLRKLKRVPKARTGTRVRYWADRQIFLKDAKLSLETLHQRARQTAFLVPGLTIVVRDEYGLGEGGSKGEESFRFDGGISEFCEYLATDKPVCDVLRFSGQGSFKETVPVLDDHGQMTPTEVTRELGVDVAMRWGTGYDTTLKSFVNIIATPKGGTHVAGYEQAVARTINEVLRTKKLLRVAEDDVVKDDALEGLTAVVTVRLAEPQFEGQTKEVLGTSAARRIVTNVVSKELKAFLTSTKRDAAAQARVVLEKAVAAARTRIAARQHKDAQRRKTALESSSLPAKLADCRSDDVERSELFIVEGDSALGTAKLARNSEFQALLPIRGKILNVQKSSVSDMLKNAECGAIIQVIGAGSGRTFDLDAARYGKIILLVDADVDGAHIRCLLLTLFQRYMRPMVEAGRVFAAVPPLHRIELSQPKKGQDKYIYTYSDRELRETVLELQRKNVRYKDSIQRYKGLGEMDADQLAETTMDPRHRTLRRINISDLEASEQVFDLLMGNDVAPRKEFISSSAATLDRSRIDA
- a CDS encoding DUF7455 domain-containing protein codes for the protein MTTVLTPASPLTAADRCDRCGAQAYLRVVLLNGGELLFCAHHGRKFEPELKKIAAEIQDETERLTAAPASANDEEH